A single window of Canis lupus familiaris isolate Mischka breed German Shepherd chromosome 7, alternate assembly UU_Cfam_GSD_1.0, whole genome shotgun sequence DNA harbors:
- the CD5L gene encoding CD5 antigen-like precursor (The RefSeq protein has 1 substitution compared to this genomic sequence), whose protein sequence is MALLFSLILAICTGPGLLESSSRVRLVGGDHRCEGRVEVQRYGEWGTICDDGWDIKDVAVVCRELDCGVAKRALSGTLFGPPTQQQQKIFIQQVKCHGMEENLSQCEEEDAFDCTHDEDAGVVCGFPENVRLVDGHKCCQGRVEVKQQGQWGTVCKGSWNFAAAKVVCQQVGCGRAILTRKCCNKATQGQGPIWPRKVSCSGKEISLQDCPSEVWEKNNCTHDEDMWVECEDPFDLKLVGGDSPCAGRLEVLHKGEWGTVCDDDWGEMADQVVCRQLGCGASLSPSVKFRRRFGPGVGRIWLDDVACSGNERSLEQCRHRFWGHHNCKHTEDVAVVCAEQ, encoded by the exons CCATTTGCACTGGACCTGGCCTCTTAG AGTCTTCGTCCAGAGTGCGGCTGGTGGGAGGTGACCACCGCTGTGAAGGGCGGGTGGAGGTACAACGGTATGGTGAGTGGGGTACCATATGTGATGATGGCTGGGACATAAAAGACGTGGCTGTAGTGTGTCGGGAGCTGGACTGTGGAGTGGCCAAAAGGGCACTCAGTGGTACTTTATTTGGACCACCGACACAACAGCAGCAGAAAATCTTCATCCAACAAGTCAAGTGCCATGGCATGGAAGAGAACCTGTCTCAGTGTGAAGAAGAAGATGCTTTTGACTGCACCCATGATGAGGATGCAGGAGTCGTATGTGGGT TTCCAGAGAATGTGCGACTGGTTGATGGCCACAAGCGCTGCCAGGGCCGAGTGGAGGTGAAGCAGCAAGGGCAATGGGGCACCGTGTGCAAAGGAAGCTGGAACTTTGCAGCTGCCAAGGTGGTTTGCCAGCAGGTGGGCTGTGGGCGGGCCATACTGACCCGGAAATGCTGCAACAAAGCCACCCAGGGCCAAGGGCCGATCTGGCCGAGAAAGGTGTCATGCTCAGGAAAAGAAATCAGCCTCCAGGATTGCCCTTCTGAAGTTTGGGAAAAGAACAACTGCACCCACGATGAGGACATGTGGGTGGAATGTGAAG ATCCCTTTGACTTGAAGCTGGTAGGAGGAGACAGCCCCTGTGCCGGGAGGCTAGAGGTGCTGCACAAGGGCGAGTGGGGCACTGTCTGTGATGATGACTGGGGAGAAATGGCGGACCAGGTGGTTTGCAGGCAGCTGGGCTGCGGGGCgtccctctctccatctgtcaAATTCCGGAGAAGATTTGGCCCTGGGGTCGGCCGCATCTGGCTGGACGACGTTGCCTGCTCAGGGAATGAACGGTCCCTGGAGCAGTGCCGGCACAGGTTTTGGGGCCATCACAACTGCAAGCACACAGAGGACGTGGCTGTGGTCTGTGCAG AACAGTAG